GCGGATAAAGAAAAGCAGCAAGTTAAAAATCGTGGTGGATTGTTTAAAGCAAAAATATCTGCGCATGAGTTATCACTGATCACGCGTCAATTAGCAACGCTTGTGCAATCAGCGTTGCCTGTTGAAGCTGCTGTTCTTGCTGTGGCAGAACAATGTGAAAAGCCACGTTTAAAAAGCATGTTGATGTCAGTGCGTTCAAAAGTGGTTGAAGGTTACAGTTTGGCTGAAGGCCTAGCTGAGTTTCCTCATATTTTTGACCATTTATATCGTGCTATGGTTGCTGCGGGCGAAAAGTCGGGGCACCTTGATCAAGTATTGGTGCGTTTGGCTGATTACACTGAACAAAGACAGCATATGCGTAGTCAAATAACGCAAGCTATGGTCTATCCCATTATTCTTGTTGTATTTGCTGTCGCAATTGTATCTATTTTGCTGGGCACTGTGGTACCGACCATCGTTAAGTCGTTTCAAAGCTCAAAGCTGGCATTGCCTTGGACCACTGAAACAGTAATTGCGGCAAGTAACTTTATTCAAAATTATTGGCTGTTTTCATTAATCGCCATTTTTGGCAGTATCTTTGCCATTAAGAATGCGTTAAAAAAACCGAAAATACGTTTTTGGTTCGATGCCCGTGTATTGCAGCTACCGTTTATCGGTAAAGTAGCGCGTGGCCTTAATACAGCACGATTTGCAAGAACGCTAAGTATTTTGTCATCGAGTTCTGTGCCGCTGTTAGAAGGCATGCGAATTTCGGGCGAAGTTTTAGCAAATGAAAAAATGAAAGCAGCAGTCGCTGAGGCAGCAGTAAAAGTCAGTGAAGGTGCCAGCCTTAAAGCGTCACTTGATCAAACTAAACTGTTCCCACCTATGATGCTGCATATGATAGCCAGTGGTGAAAAGTCAGGCGAGCTTGAACAAATGTTA
This region of Pseudoalteromonas spongiae UST010723-006 genomic DNA includes:
- the gspF gene encoding type II secretion system inner membrane protein GspF; translation: MAAFEYKALDGRGKNKKGILEADTAKQIRQMLREKGLTPLEVEQAADKEKQQVKNRGGLFKAKISAHELSLITRQLATLVQSALPVEAAVLAVAEQCEKPRLKSMLMSVRSKVVEGYSLAEGLAEFPHIFDHLYRAMVAAGEKSGHLDQVLVRLADYTEQRQHMRSQITQAMVYPIILVVFAVAIVSILLGTVVPTIVKSFQSSKLALPWTTETVIAASNFIQNYWLFSLIAIFGSIFAIKNALKKPKIRFWFDARVLQLPFIGKVARGLNTARFARTLSILSSSSVPLLEGMRISGEVLANEKMKAAVAEAAVKVSEGASLKASLDQTKLFPPMMLHMIASGEKSGELEQMLERSADNQDKEFEALVNISLKLLEPLMIALMAIIVMFIVMAILQPIMAMNNAIG